From Streptomyces sp. NBC_00775, one genomic window encodes:
- the gatA gene encoding Asp-tRNA(Asn)/Glu-tRNA(Gln) amidotransferase subunit GatA, whose amino-acid sequence MTDTNVNIIKLTAAEIAGKIAAGELTAVEVTEAHLARIEAVDEKVHAFLHVDREGALAQARAVDAKRAKGEKLGPLAGVPLALKDIFTTEGIPTTVGSKILEGWIPPYDATLTKKLKAADVVILGKTNMDEFAMGSSTENSAYGPTGNPWDLTKIPGGSGGGSSAALASFQAPLAIGTDTGGSIRQPASVTGTVGVKPTYGAVSRFGMVAFSSSLDQGGPCARTVLDAALLHEVIAGHDPLDSTSIDAPVPPVVEAARNGSVTGMRVGVVKQFRGEGYQAGVLQRFDESVALLKDLGAEIVELDCPSFDLALSAYYLIAPSECSSNLARFDGLRYGLRTGDDGTRSAEDVTALTREEGFGPEVKRRIMLGTYALSSGYYDAYYGSAQKVRTLITRDFEKSFEKVDVIVSPTTPTTAFPIGERADDPMAMYLADLCTIPTNLAGNSAMSLPCGLAPEDNLPVGLQIIAPALKDDRLYKVGAAVEAAFVEKWGHPLLEEAPSL is encoded by the coding sequence ATGACGGACACCAACGTCAACATCATCAAGCTCACCGCGGCCGAGATCGCCGGCAAGATCGCCGCCGGCGAGCTCACCGCCGTCGAGGTCACCGAGGCCCACCTCGCCCGGATCGAGGCCGTCGACGAGAAGGTGCACGCCTTCCTGCACGTCGACCGTGAGGGCGCCCTCGCCCAGGCCCGTGCCGTCGACGCGAAGCGCGCCAAGGGCGAGAAGCTCGGCCCGCTCGCCGGTGTGCCTCTCGCGCTCAAGGACATCTTCACCACCGAGGGGATCCCGACCACCGTCGGTTCCAAGATCCTCGAAGGCTGGATCCCGCCGTACGACGCGACCCTCACCAAGAAGCTGAAGGCCGCCGACGTCGTCATCCTCGGCAAGACCAACATGGACGAGTTCGCCATGGGGTCATCCACCGAGAACAGCGCGTACGGGCCGACCGGCAACCCCTGGGACCTGACGAAGATCCCCGGCGGTTCCGGTGGCGGATCGAGCGCGGCCCTCGCCTCCTTCCAGGCACCCCTCGCGATCGGCACCGACACGGGCGGCTCCATCCGCCAGCCCGCGTCCGTCACCGGCACGGTCGGCGTCAAGCCGACGTACGGCGCGGTCTCCCGTTTCGGCATGGTGGCGTTCTCGTCCTCCCTCGACCAGGGCGGCCCCTGCGCCCGTACGGTCCTGGACGCGGCCCTCCTGCACGAGGTCATCGCCGGGCACGACCCGCTCGACTCGACCTCCATCGACGCCCCGGTCCCGCCGGTCGTCGAGGCCGCCCGCAACGGCAGCGTGACGGGCATGCGCGTCGGCGTCGTCAAGCAGTTCCGCGGCGAGGGCTACCAGGCCGGTGTGCTCCAGCGCTTCGACGAGTCGGTCGCGCTGCTCAAGGACCTCGGTGCCGAGATCGTCGAGCTGGACTGCCCGTCCTTCGACCTGGCGCTCTCCGCGTACTACCTGATCGCCCCGTCCGAGTGTTCGAGCAACCTCGCCCGCTTCGACGGCCTGCGCTACGGCCTGCGTACCGGCGACGACGGCACCCGCTCCGCCGAGGACGTCACCGCCCTCACCCGTGAGGAGGGCTTCGGCCCCGAGGTCAAGCGCCGCATCATGCTCGGCACGTACGCGCTCAGCTCCGGCTACTACGACGCGTACTACGGCTCGGCGCAGAAGGTCCGTACGCTCATCACGCGCGACTTCGAGAAGTCGTTCGAGAAGGTCGACGTCATCGTCTCGCCGACCACCCCGACCACCGCCTTCCCGATCGGCGAGCGCGCCGACGACCCGATGGCGATGTACCTCGCGGACCTGTGCACCATCCCCACCAACCTGGCCGGCAACTCCGCCATGTCGCTGCCCTGCGGTCTCGCGCCGGAGGACAACCTCCCGGTCGGTCTGCAGATCATCGCCCCGGCGCTGAAGGACGACCGGCTGTACAAGGTCGGCGCCGCCGTCGAGGCCGCCTTCGTGGAAAAGTGGGGGCACCCGCTGCTCGAGGAGGCTCCGTCGTTGTGA
- the gatC gene encoding Asp-tRNA(Asn)/Glu-tRNA(Gln) amidotransferase subunit GatC yields the protein MPGITREEVAHLARLARLELKGEELDHFAGQLDDIIGAVARVSEVADQDVPPTSHPLPLTNVMRADEVRPSLTPEQALSGAPAQEQQRFKVPQILGED from the coding sequence ATGCCTGGCATCACGCGCGAGGAGGTCGCCCACCTCGCACGGCTGGCGCGTCTGGAGCTGAAGGGCGAAGAGCTCGACCACTTCGCAGGCCAGCTCGACGACATCATCGGCGCGGTCGCCCGCGTCAGCGAGGTCGCCGACCAAGACGTACCGCCGACCTCTCATCCGCTGCCGCTGACGAACGTCATGCGCGCGGACGAGGTCCGTCCGTCGCTCACCCCCGAGCAGGCGCTCTCCGGCGCCCCGGCCCAGGAGCAGCAGCGTTTCAAGGTGCCGCAGATCCTGGGGGAGGACTAA
- a CDS encoding putative bifunctional diguanylate cyclase/phosphodiesterase, translating into MEPTESAAPDSRLRLRRMTGTWLAGLRTVRSPEHPGTGGPGSAPLMAPTAPGVGRLTAERATGPTGHDAERHMSWPALPALPAAVVAVAGFVLGAGFYRAFSGDHALFPSGAVGWSLAVLTGIIVGHLVALGRARWWGGTGSGAALTLSVLLLYGWVPAGMVSLTVVVLVGIARRNRWRQGLLHGAADILGIGAGALVLAVFGRFPTVETPWNPETWTLSAAPEVALVAAAYLAVTRGLLWYLHAPRTGGLPTVARTALVRQGLVAVALLGIAPLICVVAIAQPILLPLFSIPLIALDSTLWIARARAEEQLRDPLTGLPNRQWLLERTWTALDDAERIGARSALMLIDMDRFRSVNDTLGHLAGDRLLLQIADRLRLALPRGAEAARLGGDEFAVLLPVADSTTSATRVARNLVAALGSPLDLDGLTLVLEASAGLAVFPDHALDAEGLLRRADVAMYQAKRDRTGVEVYESKRDSNTPDRLGLLGDLRRALDAGDVELHYQPKVRFDGQVAGLEALVRWVHPERGKVPPDEFIAIAESSGLMPHLTEYVLETALGQVARWRAQGLYVPVAVNVSPRDVHTPGFAGAVAARLARHGVPAGSLQLEITEHVLLEDPQRAADTLAGLTGHGVKMSLDDFGTGYSSLVHLRRLPVSELKIDRSFVARLAVDNEDAEIVRCTVDLAHSLGLLVVAEGVEDDETWERLRDLGCDAVQGWLVAAAMPPEEATAWLLARGSRGWQRPRAALPAAE; encoded by the coding sequence ATGGAACCGACCGAGAGCGCCGCCCCTGACTCACGCCTGCGCCTGCGCCGGATGACCGGCACGTGGCTGGCCGGCCTGCGGACGGTGCGGTCTCCGGAACACCCCGGCACGGGCGGACCGGGCTCCGCACCCCTCATGGCACCCACCGCTCCCGGCGTCGGCAGGCTCACCGCGGAGCGTGCCACCGGACCGACCGGCCACGACGCCGAACGGCACATGTCCTGGCCCGCGCTGCCCGCGCTGCCCGCGGCGGTCGTCGCGGTGGCCGGGTTCGTTCTGGGCGCCGGCTTCTACCGGGCGTTCAGCGGCGACCACGCGCTCTTCCCGTCGGGCGCCGTCGGCTGGTCGCTGGCCGTGCTGACCGGCATCATCGTCGGCCACCTGGTCGCCCTCGGCCGGGCCCGCTGGTGGGGCGGCACCGGCTCCGGCGCGGCGCTCACCCTCTCGGTCCTGCTGCTGTACGGCTGGGTGCCCGCCGGCATGGTCAGCCTGACCGTCGTCGTCCTGGTCGGCATCGCGCGCCGCAACCGCTGGCGCCAAGGCCTGCTGCACGGCGCGGCCGACATCCTCGGCATCGGCGCCGGAGCGCTGGTCCTCGCCGTGTTCGGGCGGTTCCCCACCGTCGAGACGCCCTGGAACCCGGAGACCTGGACGCTCTCCGCCGCGCCGGAGGTGGCGCTGGTCGCCGCCGCGTATCTCGCGGTCACCCGCGGCCTGCTCTGGTACCTGCACGCGCCGCGCACCGGCGGTCTGCCCACCGTCGCCCGTACGGCGCTGGTCAGGCAGGGGCTCGTCGCGGTCGCGCTGCTCGGTATCGCGCCACTGATCTGTGTGGTCGCCATCGCGCAGCCCATACTGCTGCCGCTGTTCTCGATCCCGCTGATCGCCCTCGACTCCACGCTGTGGATCGCCCGCGCTCGGGCGGAGGAGCAGCTGCGCGATCCGCTGACCGGGCTGCCCAACCGGCAGTGGCTGCTGGAACGCACATGGACGGCTCTGGACGATGCCGAGCGCATCGGCGCGCGTTCTGCCCTGATGCTGATAGATATGGACCGATTCCGTTCGGTGAACGACACGTTGGGGCATCTCGCCGGAGACCGGCTGCTCCTTCAGATAGCCGACCGGCTGCGGCTGGCGCTGCCGCGCGGGGCGGAGGCCGCGCGGCTCGGCGGCGACGAGTTCGCCGTGTTACTGCCGGTCGCCGACTCCACGACGTCGGCCACACGGGTCGCCCGCAATCTCGTCGCCGCGCTCGGCTCGCCGCTCGACCTCGACGGGCTCACCCTCGTCCTGGAGGCCAGCGCCGGGCTCGCCGTCTTCCCCGACCACGCGCTGGACGCGGAGGGGCTGCTGCGGCGGGCGGACGTGGCGATGTACCAGGCGAAGCGGGACCGTACGGGGGTGGAGGTGTACGAGTCCAAGCGGGACTCCAACACCCCGGACCGGCTCGGTCTGCTCGGCGACCTGCGCCGGGCCCTCGACGCCGGCGACGTCGAACTGCACTACCAGCCGAAGGTCCGCTTCGACGGACAGGTGGCCGGACTCGAGGCACTGGTCCGCTGGGTGCATCCCGAGCGCGGGAAGGTACCGCCGGACGAGTTCATCGCCATCGCCGAGTCGTCCGGGCTGATGCCGCACCTCACCGAGTACGTGCTGGAGACGGCGCTCGGACAGGTCGCGCGCTGGCGGGCGCAGGGCCTGTACGTGCCGGTGGCCGTCAATGTCTCGCCGCGGGACGTCCACACGCCCGGGTTCGCCGGAGCGGTCGCCGCCCGTCTCGCCCGGCACGGGGTCCCCGCGGGGTCGTTGCAGCTGGAGATAACGGAACACGTACTCCTGGAGGACCCGCAGCGGGCCGCGGACACCCTGGCCGGGCTGACCGGGCACGGGGTGAAGATGTCGCTGGACGACTTCGGTACGGGGTACTCGTCGCTGGTGCACCTTCGCCGGCTGCCGGTGAGCGAGCTGAAGATCGACCGGTCGTTCGTCGCGCGGCTCGCCGTGGACAACGAGGACGCGGAGATCGTGCGCTGCACCGTCGATCTCGCGCACTCGCTGGGGCTGCTGGTCGTCGCGGAGGGTGTCGAGGACGACGAGACGTGGGAGCGGTTGCGGGACCTGGGGTGTGACGCTGTGCAGGGGTGGCTGGTCGCCGCCGCGATGCCGCCCGAGGAGGCCACGGCGTGGCTGCTGGCCCGTGGGTCCCGGGGGTGGCAGCGGCCGCGGGCCGCCTTGCCGGCCGCGGAGTAA
- the ligA gene encoding NAD-dependent DNA ligase LigA — translation MAGEKHAETASASQSVPAEARQKHAQLAEQIEEHRFRYYVNDAPVVSDAEFDKLLRSLEAIEEEHPELRTPDSPTQKVAGAYETEFTSVQHRERMLSLDNAFTDEQLATWAERVAKDVGTSDYHFLCELKVDGLAVNLTYEHGRLTRAATRGDGRTGEDITPNVRTIAEIPDRLKGDRIPDLVEIRGEVYFPMEKFEELNARLLEAGDKPFSNPRNAAAGSLRQKNPRVTATRPLHMVVHGIGAREGFDIDRLSQAYDLLSEWGLPTTQYARVVDDLDGVREFIAYYGENRHSVEHEIDGVVVKLDEIPLQGRLGSTSRAPRWAIAWKYAPEEVNTKLINIRVGVGRTGRVTPYAQVEPVTVAGSEVEFATLHNQDVVKAKGVLIGDTVVLRKAGDVIPEILGPVVDLRDGTEREFVMPAECPECGTALRPMKEGDIDLRCPNARTCPAQLRERLFYLAGRKALDIDHFGYVAAAALTKPLEPAEPPLVDEGDLFDLTIERLLPIKAYVLDQDSGLPKRDPKTGEEKIATVFANQQGEPKKNALAMLDTIAAAKDRPLARILTGLSIRHVGPVAAEALAREFRSIDRIEQATEEELTAVDGVGGIVAKALKEWFAEDWHGEIIRKWRAAGVRMQDEGSGEDEGPRPLEGLTVVVTGTLEHHTRDGAKEALQSRGAKVTGSVSKKTAFVVVGDNPGSKYDKAMQLKVPVLNEEGFAVLLEQGPDAAAEVALPIEE, via the coding sequence GTGGCCGGCGAAAAGCACGCAGAGACCGCCTCAGCTTCGCAATCCGTACCCGCCGAGGCACGGCAGAAGCACGCGCAGCTCGCTGAGCAGATCGAGGAGCACCGCTTCCGGTACTACGTGAACGACGCTCCCGTCGTCAGCGACGCGGAGTTCGACAAGCTGCTGCGTTCCCTCGAAGCGATCGAGGAGGAGCACCCCGAGCTGCGCACCCCCGACTCGCCGACCCAGAAGGTGGCCGGGGCGTACGAGACGGAGTTCACCTCCGTCCAGCACCGCGAGCGCATGCTCTCCCTCGACAACGCGTTCACCGACGAGCAGCTCGCCACCTGGGCCGAGCGCGTCGCCAAGGACGTGGGCACCTCCGACTACCACTTCCTGTGCGAGCTGAAGGTCGACGGCCTCGCGGTCAACCTCACCTACGAGCACGGCCGCCTCACCCGCGCGGCGACCCGCGGCGACGGCCGCACGGGCGAGGACATCACCCCCAATGTCCGTACGATCGCGGAGATTCCGGACCGCCTGAAGGGCGACCGCATCCCGGACCTCGTGGAGATCCGCGGCGAGGTCTACTTCCCGATGGAGAAGTTCGAGGAGCTCAACGCCCGCCTCCTGGAGGCCGGCGACAAGCCCTTCTCTAACCCGCGCAACGCGGCGGCGGGTTCGCTGCGCCAGAAGAACCCGCGCGTCACCGCCACCCGCCCGCTGCACATGGTCGTGCACGGCATCGGCGCCCGCGAGGGCTTCGACATCGACCGCCTCTCCCAGGCCTACGACCTGCTGAGCGAGTGGGGCCTGCCGACCACGCAGTACGCCAGGGTGGTCGACGACCTCGACGGCGTACGGGAGTTCATCGCGTACTACGGGGAGAACCGTCACTCCGTGGAGCACGAGATCGACGGTGTGGTCGTCAAGCTCGACGAAATCCCCCTCCAGGGACGGCTCGGCTCCACCTCGCGCGCGCCCCGCTGGGCGATCGCCTGGAAGTACGCGCCCGAGGAGGTCAACACCAAGCTGATCAACATCCGCGTCGGCGTGGGACGTACGGGCCGCGTCACGCCGTACGCGCAGGTCGAACCGGTCACGGTCGCCGGCTCGGAGGTCGAGTTCGCCACCCTGCACAACCAGGACGTGGTGAAGGCCAAGGGCGTCCTCATCGGCGACACGGTCGTGCTGCGCAAGGCCGGTGACGTCATCCCGGAGATCCTCGGCCCGGTCGTCGACCTGCGCGACGGCACCGAGCGGGAGTTCGTGATGCCCGCCGAGTGCCCCGAGTGCGGTACGGCGCTGCGGCCGATGAAGGAGGGCGACATCGACCTGCGCTGCCCGAACGCGAGGACGTGTCCGGCCCAGCTGCGTGAGCGGCTCTTCTACCTCGCGGGCCGCAAGGCGCTGGACATCGACCACTTCGGGTACGTGGCGGCCGCGGCCCTCACCAAGCCGCTGGAGCCGGCCGAGCCGCCGCTGGTGGACGAGGGCGACCTCTTCGACCTCACCATCGAGCGGCTGCTGCCCATCAAGGCGTACGTCCTCGACCAGGACAGCGGCCTGCCCAAGCGCGACCCGAAGACCGGCGAGGAGAAGATCGCCACGGTCTTCGCCAACCAGCAGGGCGAGCCGAAGAAGAACGCGCTTGCGATGCTGGACACCATCGCGGCCGCCAAGGACCGCCCGCTCGCCCGCATCCTGACGGGTCTGTCGATCCGTCATGTCGGGCCGGTCGCGGCGGAGGCGCTGGCCCGCGAGTTCCGCTCCATCGACCGCATCGAGCAGGCCACGGAGGAGGAGTTGACCGCGGTCGACGGCGTGGGCGGGATCGTCGCGAAAGCCCTGAAGGAATGGTTCGCCGAGGACTGGCACGGCGAGATCATCCGTAAGTGGCGGGCCGCCGGCGTTCGTATGCAGGATGAGGGCTCCGGTGAGGATGAGGGGCCGCGTCCGCTCGAAGGGCTCACCGTTGTCGTCACTGGCACGCTCGAACACCACACGCGGGATGGCGCGAAAGAGGCCCTGCAGAGCCGGGGAGCGAAAGTGACCGGTTCTGTTTCGAAGAAGACAGCTTTCGTTGTGGTGGGCGACAATCCTGGTTCGAAGTACGACAAGGCAATGCAGTTGAAGGTGCCGGTTCTGAACGAGGAGGGCTTCGCCGTCCTGCTCGAACAAGGGCCGGACGCGGCAGCGGAAGTCGCGCTCCCGATCGAGGAGTAG
- a CDS encoding methionine synthase, with protein MSEDSEFRFGSATGVGSMPGGDAREAAKTVVGSCEDFPFLAELPARGPGADMIGRTAGMLVELYARVEPSGWRLGDRPGRDTRRARSWLGEDLDALEEFTQGYEGPLKVQAVGPWTLAAALELRNGEVALADAGACRDLAGSLAEGLRLHLDEVQRRVPGAQVVLQLDEPSLIAVLRGQVKSASGYRTHRAVDRQVVEATLRDVIGVHDGGPVVVHSCAPDVPFALLRRAGAAAISFDFSLLTERDDDAIGEAVEGGTRLFAGVVPSVDGPLSDPAGSVMGVRTLWRRLGLRPDLLAEAVTVTPSCGFAGASPDFARKALAHCVRAARSLADNPE; from the coding sequence GTGAGCGAAGACAGCGAGTTCAGGTTCGGTTCCGCCACCGGCGTCGGATCCATGCCCGGTGGTGACGCGCGGGAGGCCGCCAAGACGGTCGTGGGGTCCTGCGAGGACTTCCCGTTCCTTGCGGAGCTGCCCGCGCGGGGACCCGGCGCCGACATGATCGGGCGGACCGCCGGGATGCTGGTCGAGCTGTACGCGCGCGTGGAGCCCAGCGGCTGGCGGCTCGGGGACCGGCCGGGGCGGGACACCAGGCGGGCCAGGTCGTGGCTCGGCGAAGACCTCGACGCGCTGGAGGAGTTCACGCAGGGATACGAGGGTCCGCTCAAGGTGCAGGCCGTCGGTCCGTGGACCCTCGCCGCCGCGCTGGAGTTGAGGAACGGCGAGGTGGCCCTGGCCGACGCGGGCGCGTGCAGGGACCTCGCCGGATCGCTCGCCGAGGGACTGCGCCTGCATCTCGACGAGGTCCAGCGGCGCGTCCCCGGTGCGCAGGTCGTCCTCCAGCTCGACGAGCCCTCCCTCATCGCTGTACTGCGCGGGCAGGTCAAGTCAGCCAGCGGCTACCGGACTCACCGTGCAGTGGACCGGCAGGTCGTCGAAGCCACGCTCCGCGACGTCATCGGGGTTCACGACGGCGGCCCGGTCGTGGTCCACTCGTGCGCACCGGACGTACCGTTCGCCCTCCTGCGCCGGGCGGGCGCCGCGGCGATCTCGTTCGACTTCTCACTCCTCACCGAGCGTGACGACGACGCGATCGGGGAGGCCGTGGAAGGCGGTACGCGGCTCTTCGCAGGTGTCGTCCCCAGCGTGGACGGCCCGTTGTCAGACCCTGCCGGTAGCGTCATGGGTGTCAGGACGCTGTGGCGCAGGCTGGGGCTGCGACCGGACCTTCTCGCGGAGGCGGTCACGGTCACTCCGTCGTGCGGGTTCGCGGGGGCTTCTCCCGACTTCGCGCGCAAGGCACTCGCCCACTGCGTCCGGGCGGCGAGATCCCTCGCGGACAACCCTGAGTAA
- a CDS encoding SDR family oxidoreductase, translating into MAGMATHLITGAGSGIGAAVARRLHARGDELVLHARDAGRAKELAAEFPGARTLVGDLADPDKLSWAFSHQSLPDRIDSLLHIAGVVDLGPVGGLTPKAWRHQLNVNLIAPAELTRHFLPQLRLAQGHVLFVNSGAGLNAHADWSAYAASKHGLKALADSLRHEEHANGVRVTSVYPGRTASPMQAKVHQQEGKQYDASKWIDPESVATTILMALDLPRDAEVNDLTVRPGR; encoded by the coding sequence ATGGCGGGCATGGCTACACATCTGATCACCGGGGCGGGCTCCGGCATCGGCGCGGCCGTCGCCCGCCGCCTCCACGCGCGCGGGGACGAACTCGTGCTGCACGCGCGCGACGCCGGCCGCGCCAAGGAACTGGCGGCCGAGTTCCCCGGAGCGAGGACCCTGGTCGGCGACCTGGCGGACCCCGACAAGCTCTCCTGGGCGTTCTCGCACCAGTCGCTGCCCGACCGGATCGACTCCCTCCTGCACATCGCGGGCGTGGTCGACCTGGGCCCGGTCGGCGGGCTGACCCCCAAGGCCTGGCGCCACCAGCTCAACGTCAACCTGATCGCCCCCGCCGAGCTGACCCGCCACTTCCTGCCCCAACTCCGCCTCGCCCAGGGCCACGTGCTCTTCGTCAACTCCGGCGCCGGCCTCAACGCCCACGCCGACTGGTCCGCGTACGCGGCTTCCAAGCACGGCCTGAAGGCCCTCGCGGACTCCCTGCGCCACGAGGAACACGCGAACGGCGTCCGCGTCACCTCCGTCTACCCCGGCCGCACCGCCAGCCCCATGCAGGCCAAGGTCCATCAGCAGGAGGGCAAGCAGTACGACGCCTCGAAGTGGATCGACCCGGAGTCGGTGGCGACCACGATCCTGATGGCCCTCGATCTGCCGCGGGACGCGGAGGTCAACGATCTGACGGTGCGACCGGGCAGGTGA
- a CDS encoding TIGR00730 family Rossman fold protein, which translates to MNICVFLSAADLDDRYTRPAREFAKLIGKGGHTLVWGGSDVGLMKVVADGVQEAGGRLLGVSVDFLAAKARAGADEMVIARDLAERKALLLEKADAVVVMVGGTGTLDEATEILELKKHGKTDKPVVLLNTAGFYDGLKEQFRRMEDEGFLPCPLADLVFFAEEPVGALTYLEESHGTR; encoded by the coding sequence ATGAATATCTGCGTCTTCCTCTCCGCCGCCGACCTCGACGACCGCTACACGCGTCCCGCGCGGGAGTTCGCGAAGCTGATCGGGAAGGGCGGGCACACGCTCGTCTGGGGCGGTTCCGACGTCGGGCTGATGAAGGTGGTCGCCGACGGCGTACAGGAGGCCGGCGGACGGCTCCTGGGCGTTTCCGTGGACTTCCTCGCGGCCAAGGCGCGGGCGGGTGCCGACGAGATGGTGATCGCCCGGGACCTCGCCGAGCGCAAGGCGCTGCTCCTGGAGAAGGCCGACGCGGTGGTAGTCATGGTCGGTGGAACCGGGACGCTCGACGAGGCGACCGAGATCCTGGAGCTGAAGAAGCACGGGAAGACGGACAAGCCGGTGGTGCTGCTCAACACGGCAGGCTTCTACGACGGCCTGAAGGAGCAGTTCCGGCGCATGGAGGACGAGGGTTTCCTGCCGTGCCCGCTCGCCGACCTGGTGTTCTTCGCGGAGGAGCCGGTGGGCGCGCTGACCTACCTGGAGGAGAGCCACGGCACCCGGTGA
- a CDS encoding DUF427 domain-containing protein: MAEGHTITIEQSTEHIRVVHGGQVLAESDRPLVLRETGCPVRYYLPAEDVRLDLLTPSDTHTHCPFKGTASYWSLPDAADLVWSYPDPKPDVSPIKDHLCFYEVEVR; encoded by the coding sequence ATGGCTGAAGGACACACGATCACCATCGAGCAGAGCACTGAGCACATACGCGTGGTGCACGGCGGCCAGGTCCTGGCGGAGAGCGACCGCCCCCTGGTGCTGCGCGAGACCGGCTGTCCCGTGCGCTACTACCTCCCGGCCGAGGACGTCCGTCTGGACCTGCTGACGCCCTCCGACACCCACACCCACTGCCCCTTCAAGGGCACCGCGTCCTACTGGTCGCTCCCGGACGCGGCCGACCTGGTCTGGTCGTACCCCGACCCCAAGCCCGACGTATCCCCGATCAAGGACCACCTCTGCTTCTACGAAGTAGAAGTGCGGTGA
- a CDS encoding alpha/beta fold hydrolase has translation MDKKTISRDGTPIAYERYGDGPAVVLVGGAMCTGATLAPLASALSDRFGALTYDRRGRGDSGDTAPFAVAREVEDIAALIEASGGSAALYGISSGGALVLEAAASGLPVGGVAVYETPFAVYEGGGKERREYTERLTELLGQDRHGDAVELFMALAGAPPEMIAGARRSPAWPGMEAIAPTLAYDNAAMGDGLVPRDRLASLTVPVLTVAGGASPEWMREAARTVADTAPDGTYRTLDGQTHMVDPQVLAPLLTEFFSGAAQGG, from the coding sequence ATGGACAAGAAGACCATCTCGCGCGACGGCACCCCCATCGCGTACGAACGCTACGGTGACGGCCCGGCGGTCGTCCTGGTCGGCGGCGCCATGTGCACGGGCGCCACACTGGCGCCCCTGGCGTCGGCCCTCTCCGACCGCTTCGGCGCCCTCACGTACGACCGCCGGGGCCGCGGCGACAGCGGCGACACCGCTCCCTTCGCGGTGGCCCGCGAGGTCGAGGACATCGCGGCCCTGATCGAGGCGTCCGGGGGCAGCGCGGCGCTCTACGGCATCTCGTCGGGCGGCGCGCTGGTCCTGGAGGCGGCGGCCAGTGGGCTGCCGGTCGGCGGGGTCGCCGTCTACGAGACGCCGTTCGCCGTGTACGAGGGCGGCGGCAAGGAGCGCCGGGAGTACACGGAGCGGCTGACCGAGCTCCTGGGCCAGGACCGGCACGGAGACGCCGTCGAGCTGTTCATGGCGCTCGCCGGCGCTCCCCCGGAGATGATCGCGGGCGCCCGCCGGTCCCCCGCGTGGCCCGGCATGGAGGCGATCGCGCCCACGCTGGCGTACGACAACGCGGCGATGGGCGACGGCCTGGTGCCCCGCGACCGTCTGGCCTCGCTCACCGTGCCCGTACTGACCGTCGCCGGCGGCGCGAGCCCCGAGTGGATGCGCGAGGCGGCCCGGACCGTCGCGGACACGGCGCCCGACGGGACGTATCGCACGCTGGACGGCCAGACCCACATGGTGGACCCCCAGGTACTGGCCCCCCTCCTGACGGAGTTCTTCTCGGGGGCCGCTCAGGGCGGCTAG